From Actinopolymorpha cephalotaxi, one genomic window encodes:
- a CDS encoding glutathione peroxidase, translated as MSLYDTPVRTLAGAPGSLADLAGRALLVVNVASKCGLTPQYTGLERLHEQYADRGFAVVGFPCNQFGGQEPGTAEEIQEFCSATYGVTFPMYEKVEVNGPDRHPIYAELTAVPDAEGEAGDIQWNFEKFVVSPNGKIVARFRPGTEPDDPKLVETIEANLPK; from the coding sequence GTGAGCCTCTACGACACCCCCGTACGAACGCTGGCCGGTGCACCCGGATCCCTGGCCGACCTGGCCGGGCGTGCCCTGCTGGTCGTCAACGTCGCATCCAAGTGCGGCCTGACTCCGCAGTACACCGGACTGGAGCGGCTGCACGAGCAGTACGCCGACCGGGGCTTCGCGGTCGTCGGTTTCCCGTGCAACCAGTTCGGCGGGCAGGAGCCCGGTACGGCCGAGGAGATCCAGGAGTTCTGCTCCGCGACCTACGGCGTGACGTTCCCGATGTACGAGAAGGTCGAGGTCAACGGGCCCGACCGGCACCCGATCTACGCCGAGCTGACCGCCGTGCCGGACGCCGAGGGCGAGGCCGGCGACATCCAGTGGAACTTCGAGAAGTTCGTGGTCTCACCGAACGGCAAGATCGTCGCGCGGTTCCGCCCCGGTACCGAGCCGGACGACCCCAAGCTGGTGGAGACGATCGAGGCGAACCTGCCGAAGTAG
- a CDS encoding RNA polymerase sigma-70 factor, with amino-acid sequence MTMAHEAGGPGEPEPPAGAEARADTGTDTGIDAGIDAGDPTAVFDEHRDLLFGVAYRVLGRAVDAEDAVQDAWLRWREVDHASVRDPRAYLVRVVTHLAVDRLRSAQHRRETYVGPWLPEPILTAPDIADDVALADSVSFGMLVVLETLSPLERAVFVLREAFGFSHAEIAGTLGRSEDAVRQLARRARQHVEARRPRFETDRTTQRDATERFLAAANSGDLAGLMNLLAPDVTLLSDGGGVAKAALRVIEGADKVARFLAGIAQKPPPEPRTYLASVNGRLALVVTSRGEPHSVFSLDVVDGRVTTIHVQVNPDKLHGLHDIATVGNPVGLL; translated from the coding sequence ATGACCATGGCGCACGAGGCGGGAGGTCCCGGCGAGCCCGAACCCCCGGCCGGGGCCGAAGCCAGGGCCGACACCGGGACCGACACCGGGATCGACGCCGGGATCGACGCCGGCGACCCGACGGCGGTCTTCGACGAGCACCGGGACCTGCTGTTCGGGGTCGCCTACCGCGTGCTCGGCCGGGCCGTCGACGCCGAGGACGCGGTCCAGGACGCCTGGCTCCGCTGGCGCGAGGTCGACCACGCGAGCGTGCGGGATCCCCGCGCGTACCTCGTCCGGGTGGTGACCCACCTCGCCGTCGACCGGCTGCGCAGCGCCCAGCACCGCCGCGAGACCTACGTCGGGCCGTGGCTGCCCGAGCCGATCCTCACCGCGCCCGACATCGCCGACGACGTGGCGCTGGCCGACTCGGTGTCGTTCGGGATGCTGGTGGTGCTGGAAACGCTGTCCCCGCTGGAGCGCGCGGTGTTCGTGCTGCGGGAGGCGTTCGGGTTCTCCCACGCCGAGATCGCCGGCACCCTCGGCCGCTCGGAGGATGCCGTCCGCCAGCTGGCCCGGCGAGCGCGCCAGCACGTGGAGGCACGCCGGCCGAGGTTCGAGACCGACCGGACCACCCAGCGGGACGCGACCGAACGCTTCCTGGCGGCCGCCAACTCCGGCGACCTGGCCGGCCTGATGAACCTCCTCGCTCCCGACGTCACCCTGCTCAGCGACGGCGGCGGCGTGGCCAAGGCGGCGCTGCGGGTCATCGAGGGCGCGGACAAGGTGGCCCGCTTCCTGGCCGGCATCGCCCAGAAGCCGCCGCCGGAGCCGCGCACCTACCTCGCCTCCGTCAACGGGCGGTTGGCGCTGGTGGTCACCTCCCGCGGTGAGCCGCACAGCGTGTTCTCGCTGGACGTCGTGGACGGGCGGGTCACCACCATCCATGTCCAGGTCAACCCGGACAAACTGCACGGCCTGCACGACATCGCGACCGTGGGAAACCCGGTCGGCCTCCTGTAG
- a CDS encoding class I SAM-dependent methyltransferase yields the protein MAGQDPEPGPETDPETDPKQIVRRGYDAISYAYRGDGDDGDDGDDPRYARWIDELTARVPAGGAVLDLGCGCGVPVARALHEAGYAVTGVDLSDVQIARARALVPGATFLRADATAVEFPAGSFDAVVCLYALIHVPLDEQPALLARIASWLRPGGRLLATAGHTAWTGSEENWLGAPMWWSHADAATYRGWLTRAGLTITGEEFVPEGDSGHSLFRARRS from the coding sequence GTGGCAGGCCAAGACCCGGAACCTGGTCCGGAGACCGATCCGGAGACCGATCCGAAACAGATCGTCCGCCGGGGATACGACGCGATCTCGTACGCCTACCGCGGTGACGGTGACGACGGTGACGACGGTGACGACCCGCGGTACGCGCGGTGGATCGACGAGCTGACCGCCCGCGTTCCCGCTGGTGGCGCGGTGCTCGACCTGGGGTGCGGGTGTGGGGTGCCGGTGGCCCGGGCGCTGCACGAGGCGGGGTACGCGGTCACCGGCGTCGACCTCAGCGACGTCCAGATCGCACGTGCGCGCGCCCTCGTACCCGGCGCGACGTTCCTGCGGGCCGACGCCACGGCGGTGGAGTTCCCGGCCGGGTCCTTCGACGCGGTCGTCTGCCTGTACGCCCTCATCCACGTCCCACTGGACGAGCAGCCGGCGCTGCTGGCCCGGATCGCGTCCTGGCTGCGGCCCGGCGGCCGGCTCCTCGCCACGGCCGGCCACACCGCCTGGACGGGCTCGGAGGAGAACTGGCTCGGCGCGCCGATGTGGTGGAGCCACGCCGACGCCGCGACCTACCGCGGATGGCTGACGCGGGCGGGGCTCACTATCACCGGAGAGGAGTTCGTGCCCGAAGGAGACAGCGGGCACAGCCTGTTCCGGGCGCGGCGGAGCTGA
- a CDS encoding cysteine dioxygenase, whose translation MSATSLTFSDTSVPFPAGHQAGRFTVDVPSVASAAALVRRVAAEPRLWQDRLRFGHGGERWYARLDVDPDHEVWLIAWLPGQGTGLHDHGEALGAFTVVRGALTETTVTPAGPDAADAADAADGALPGGRITPGTVVRPARRHFGAGQVRGFGYEHVHDVANSGDVPAVSVHAYAPELTAMTRYAVVDRRLTVLSSERVGVDW comes from the coding sequence ATGTCCGCGACATCCCTGACCTTCAGCGACACCTCCGTCCCCTTCCCCGCCGGACACCAGGCGGGCCGGTTCACCGTCGACGTACCCAGCGTCGCCTCCGCCGCCGCGCTGGTACGCCGGGTCGCCGCCGAGCCGCGACTGTGGCAGGACCGGCTACGTTTCGGCCACGGCGGCGAACGCTGGTACGCCCGCCTCGACGTCGACCCCGACCACGAGGTGTGGCTGATCGCCTGGCTGCCCGGACAGGGCACCGGCCTGCACGACCACGGCGAGGCACTCGGCGCGTTCACGGTGGTGCGGGGTGCGCTGACCGAGACCACCGTCACTCCGGCCGGCCCCGACGCGGCCGACGCGGCCGACGCGGCCGACGGCGCCCTGCCCGGTGGCCGGATCACCCCGGGCACCGTCGTACGCCCTGCTCGCCGGCACTTCGGCGCGGGTCAGGTCCGCGGCTTCGGGTACGAACACGTCCATGACGTCGCCAACTCCGGCGACGTGCCCGCCGTCAGCGTCCACGCGTACGCGCCCGAACTCACCGCCATGACGAGGTACGCCGTGGTGGACCGGCGGCTGACGGTGCTGTCCTCCGAACGCGTAGGAGTCGACTGGTGA
- a CDS encoding response regulator, translated as MTSPTPSGEPAARPAPIRVLIVDDHPVVRDGLHGMFGADPRFEVLGEAADGAEAVRMVPELRPDVVLMDLRMPVMDGVTAITRLARAGTPVRVLVLTTYDTDSDVVTAIEAGATGYLLKDAPREELFRAVVAAARGEAVLSPAVATRLLGQVRRPAVEPLSQRELEVLGLIARGSTNREAAARLFISEATVKTHLLHIYGKLGVNDRAAAVAVAFDRGLLMPGRS; from the coding sequence ATGACCTCACCGACGCCGTCCGGTGAGCCGGCCGCCCGGCCCGCGCCGATCCGGGTGCTGATCGTCGACGACCACCCGGTCGTCCGCGACGGCCTGCACGGGATGTTCGGCGCCGACCCGAGGTTCGAGGTGCTGGGCGAGGCCGCCGACGGTGCCGAGGCGGTCCGGATGGTGCCGGAGCTACGTCCGGACGTCGTCCTGATGGACCTGCGGATGCCGGTCATGGACGGGGTCACGGCGATCACCCGGCTGGCGCGGGCCGGTACGCCGGTCCGGGTGCTGGTGCTCACGACGTACGACACCGACAGCGACGTGGTGACCGCGATCGAGGCGGGCGCGACCGGCTACCTCCTCAAGGACGCTCCCCGCGAGGAACTGTTCCGTGCGGTGGTGGCGGCCGCCCGCGGCGAGGCGGTGCTGTCCCCGGCGGTGGCGACCCGGCTGCTCGGACAGGTCCGCCGCCCCGCGGTGGAGCCGCTGAGCCAGCGGGAGTTGGAGGTGCTCGGCCTGATCGCGCGCGGCTCCACCAACCGCGAGGCCGCCGCCAGGCTGTTCATCAGCGAGGCGACGGTCAAGACGCACCTGCTGCACATCTACGGCAAGCTCGGCGTGAATGACCGCGCCGCGGCGGTCGCGGTGGCGTTCGACCGCGGCCTGTTGATGCCCGGACGGAGCTGA
- a CDS encoding glycoside hydrolase family 6 protein, protein MGLRDILRDIPDPVWWRELGPRLRWILRPVLAPFEPGRRTRRMVGAAAILAVAAVTAVVISPTNGELSSNGPTWPMAAHPTRDNPVSRTNGFYVDPHGQPTVWVRDNPRDPRRSLIAEGIAQRPVARWFLGGWDDATSARQYATAAARAHRLPVLVAYNIPRRDCGGYSAGGASDPAAYRSWIDGLAAGIGSRPAVVVLEPDALAGQTCLPAAWQRQYDRLIAYAVDRFRAVSPGTWVYVDAGHAAWIPPEVMAERLRRAHVANARGFSLNVSNYRSTEANVDYGHAIADALGAKGISSRFLVDTSRNGRPTEDAQWCNPPGQRVGQAPRLGGSHALDMQVWARPPGESDGQCGVGASVRAGEFSPAIAYSLLTETDPPGWRPGLALGLRRGADLWAVLRTS, encoded by the coding sequence ATGGGCCTTCGGGACATCCTGCGAGACATTCCGGATCCGGTGTGGTGGCGTGAGCTGGGACCTCGGCTGAGGTGGATCCTGCGGCCGGTGCTCGCGCCGTTCGAGCCGGGCCGGCGTACCCGGCGCATGGTCGGGGCGGCGGCAATCCTGGCGGTGGCCGCGGTCACGGCGGTGGTGATCAGCCCGACGAACGGCGAACTGTCCTCGAACGGCCCCACCTGGCCGATGGCCGCACATCCCACGAGGGACAACCCGGTCTCGCGTACCAACGGCTTCTACGTCGACCCGCACGGCCAGCCCACGGTCTGGGTCCGTGACAACCCCCGCGACCCGCGCCGGTCCCTGATCGCGGAGGGGATCGCGCAGCGGCCAGTCGCCCGGTGGTTCCTGGGCGGCTGGGACGACGCCACCTCGGCGCGGCAGTACGCCACGGCGGCCGCGCGGGCACACCGGCTGCCGGTCCTGGTGGCGTACAACATCCCGCGCCGCGACTGCGGCGGCTACAGCGCGGGCGGTGCGTCCGACCCCGCGGCGTACCGGTCCTGGATCGACGGGCTGGCCGCCGGGATCGGCTCCCGCCCCGCCGTGGTGGTGCTCGAACCCGACGCGCTGGCCGGGCAGACCTGCCTGCCCGCCGCCTGGCAGCGCCAGTACGACCGGCTGATCGCGTACGCGGTGGACCGGTTCCGCGCCGTCTCACCCGGTACGTGGGTGTACGTCGACGCCGGGCACGCGGCCTGGATCCCGCCGGAGGTGATGGCCGAGCGGCTGCGCCGGGCGCACGTGGCGAACGCCCGCGGCTTCTCGCTGAACGTGTCCAACTACCGGTCCACGGAGGCGAACGTCGACTACGGCCACGCGATCGCGGACGCGCTCGGCGCGAAGGGGATCTCGTCGCGGTTCCTCGTCGACACCAGCCGCAACGGCCGGCCGACGGAGGACGCGCAGTGGTGCAACCCGCCTGGTCAGCGGGTCGGGCAGGCACCGCGCCTCGGCGGCTCGCACGCGCTGGACATGCAGGTGTGGGCCCGCCCGCCGGGTGAGTCCGACGGGCAGTGCGGCGTCGGCGCGAGCGTGCGGGCGGGAGAGTTCAGCCCCGCCATCGCGTACTCCCTGCTCACCGAGACCGACCCGCCCGGCTGGCGGCCCGGCCTCGCGCTGGGCCTGCGCCGCGGCGCCGACCTGTGGGCGGTGCTTCGAACCAGCTGA
- a CDS encoding rhodanese-like domain-containing protein — translation MTTPVRPTSEHPSPEHPTPERAASVRRSTPERGTPERRTIDDVLAQARARLNRLSPEQAYDRVRAGAVLVDIRPSEQRAREGQVEGAVPGALVVERNVLEWRFDPAGDARLPEATGYDVEVLVLCSEGYTSSLAAAALQDLGLHRATDVDGGFVAWAAAGLPTRTG, via the coding sequence GTGACCACCCCCGTGAGGCCAACGTCCGAGCACCCCTCGCCGGAGCACCCCACGCCCGAACGGGCCGCGTCCGTACGCCGCTCCACGCCCGAACGCGGCACGCCCGAACGTCGCACGATCGACGACGTGCTCGCGCAGGCGCGCGCCCGGCTGAACCGCCTCAGCCCGGAGCAGGCGTACGACCGGGTGCGGGCCGGCGCGGTGCTGGTCGACATCCGGCCCAGCGAGCAGCGGGCCCGGGAAGGTCAGGTCGAGGGTGCGGTCCCGGGCGCGCTGGTGGTCGAACGCAACGTCCTGGAATGGCGGTTCGACCCGGCCGGCGACGCTCGGCTGCCGGAGGCGACGGGGTACGACGTGGAGGTCCTCGTCCTGTGCTCGGAGGGCTACACCTCCAGCCTCGCGGCGGCCGCGCTGCAGGACCTCGGCCTGCACCGCGCCACCGACGTGGACGGCGGCTTCGTGGCCTGGGCCGCGGCCGGCCTGCCCACCCGCACCGGCTGA
- a CDS encoding sensor histidine kinase, producing the protein MARFSVRSWEHLESPVYAVIPYVLLAVSMVPTTIQAGGSWPKVRVAAGLMVLTAGWVYAWITRRPTLVERAAYARIYFAGFLVLSAALVVQSPWFGIFVWVGYLHAGAFLRGRWRYAGIAATGLIAASSQVGGGLPKLEPYYLAALGVLLLVNVGIAGTVTFFAMANEREHEERRRTVAELAEANQRLQDALAENAGLHAQLLTQAREAGILDERQRMAREIHDTLAQGLTGIITQLEAAALAGPTGSARADVQAWRRHLDNATRLARESLSEARRSVRAIRPEALETARLPEALAEVAGRWSTLHRVAAEVTTTGTARPLHPEVEIALLRTAQEALTNVARHARATRVGLTLSYMEDVVSLDVRDDGIGFVPALVKGLVPAQVGGPAPERNPAPGHYGLTGMRQRVQRLAGRFEVESEPGAGTALSAVVPAIDAGGTP; encoded by the coding sequence ATGGCACGGTTCAGCGTGCGGTCGTGGGAACACCTGGAAAGCCCGGTGTACGCCGTCATTCCGTACGTCCTGCTGGCCGTGTCCATGGTGCCCACCACGATCCAGGCGGGTGGGTCCTGGCCGAAGGTACGGGTCGCGGCCGGGCTCATGGTGCTGACCGCCGGCTGGGTCTACGCCTGGATCACCCGGCGTCCCACCCTGGTCGAGCGTGCGGCGTACGCCCGGATCTACTTCGCCGGCTTCCTCGTCCTGTCCGCCGCGCTGGTGGTGCAGAGCCCGTGGTTCGGGATCTTCGTCTGGGTCGGCTACCTGCATGCCGGCGCGTTCCTGCGCGGCCGCTGGAGGTACGCCGGGATCGCCGCGACCGGGCTGATCGCCGCGTCCTCCCAGGTCGGCGGCGGCCTGCCCAAACTGGAGCCGTACTACCTCGCGGCGCTCGGCGTGCTCCTGCTGGTCAACGTCGGCATCGCCGGCACGGTCACCTTCTTCGCCATGGCCAACGAACGCGAGCACGAGGAACGCCGGCGCACCGTCGCCGAGCTCGCCGAGGCCAACCAGCGGCTGCAGGACGCGCTCGCGGAGAACGCCGGGCTGCACGCCCAGTTGCTCACCCAGGCGCGCGAGGCCGGGATCCTGGACGAACGCCAGCGGATGGCCCGGGAGATCCACGACACCCTCGCCCAGGGGCTGACCGGCATCATCACCCAACTGGAGGCGGCGGCCCTGGCGGGGCCCACCGGCTCCGCCAGGGCCGACGTCCAGGCGTGGCGCCGGCACCTGGACAACGCCACCCGGCTGGCCCGGGAGAGCCTGTCGGAGGCACGGCGCTCGGTGCGGGCGATCCGGCCGGAGGCGCTGGAGACCGCGCGCCTGCCCGAGGCCCTCGCCGAGGTCGCCGGCCGCTGGTCGACGCTGCACCGCGTGGCCGCCGAGGTCACCACCACCGGCACCGCCCGCCCGCTGCACCCCGAGGTCGAGATCGCGTTGCTGCGGACCGCGCAGGAGGCGCTGACGAACGTCGCCAGGCACGCCCGGGCGACCCGGGTCGGGCTCACCCTGTCCTACATGGAGGACGTCGTGTCGCTGGACGTCCGCGACGATGGGATCGGGTTCGTCCCGGCCCTCGTCAAGGGGCTGGTGCCGGCGCAGGTCGGCGGACCGGCGCCGGAACGCAATCCCGCCCCCGGCCACTACGGCCTGACCGGGATGCGGCAACGGGTGCAGCGGCTGGCCGGCCGGTTCGAGGTGGAGTCCGAGCCCGGGGCCGGCACCGCTCTGTCGGCCGTCGTACCCGCGATCGACGCCGGTGGTACGCCATGA
- a CDS encoding NAD(P)-binding protein has product MAQRTDHAEPVESAEPLEPAGHGGHAGPADLTVIGGGLGGLVAAVAAAEEGARVQLFEAHRTLGGRARSTTSDPGEPYVANEGPHALYSDGPHWSWLVERGLATPARPAPLGATFRLRFRHQGRLRALPPRGVLAASAHRRLRAPVDQDFTTWATGRFGERDAAAMAAATGVTVYDFDPGRLSAAYVWERFQRLVRPGRPSARYVVGGWQAMVDRLAARARELGVVIETGARVDAVPTRTPVIVATSLPAARRLLGDPALAWASGRAVLLDLGLRQRRGDPFIVFDLDEAGFVERVTVPDPTLAPAGHSLVQAQLPLRPDESKAAGLTRLETTLDLGLPGWRERVTWRRDAVASGRTGAVDLPGTSWLDRPAIDRGDGVFLVGDQVAAPGMLGEVTLASALTAAELALAQLRPGINRPRSNATATAAARSFTPSLP; this is encoded by the coding sequence ATGGCGCAACGCACCGACCACGCCGAACCTGTCGAATCCGCCGAACCTCTCGAACCCGCCGGCCACGGCGGCCACGCCGGACCCGCCGACCTCACCGTGATCGGCGGCGGCCTGGGTGGGCTGGTGGCCGCGGTCGCGGCGGCCGAGGAGGGTGCCCGGGTCCAGCTCTTCGAGGCACACCGAACGCTGGGCGGCCGGGCGCGTTCGACGACGTCGGATCCTGGCGAGCCGTACGTCGCGAACGAGGGCCCGCACGCCCTCTACAGCGACGGCCCGCACTGGTCCTGGCTGGTCGAGCGCGGGCTGGCGACCCCGGCCCGGCCGGCGCCGCTGGGTGCGACGTTCCGGCTGCGGTTCCGACACCAGGGCCGGCTGCGCGCGCTTCCGCCCCGGGGCGTCCTCGCCGCCTCCGCCCACCGGCGCCTGCGGGCCCCCGTCGACCAGGACTTCACCACCTGGGCGACCGGCCGGTTCGGTGAGCGGGACGCGGCCGCGATGGCCGCCGCCACCGGCGTGACGGTGTACGACTTCGACCCCGGTCGGCTGTCCGCGGCGTACGTCTGGGAACGGTTCCAGCGGCTCGTCCGGCCCGGGCGACCGTCCGCTCGGTACGTCGTCGGCGGCTGGCAGGCCATGGTCGACCGGCTCGCGGCCAGGGCGCGTGAGCTCGGCGTCGTGATCGAGACCGGCGCCCGGGTCGACGCCGTACCGACGCGGACACCGGTGATCGTGGCCACCTCGCTGCCCGCGGCCCGGCGACTGCTCGGCGACCCCGCGCTGGCCTGGGCGAGCGGCCGGGCGGTACTGCTCGACCTGGGCCTGCGTCAGCGGCGGGGTGACCCGTTCATCGTGTTCGACCTGGACGAGGCGGGCTTCGTCGAGCGGGTCACGGTCCCCGACCCGACCCTCGCGCCGGCGGGACACTCGCTGGTCCAGGCCCAGCTGCCGCTGCGGCCGGACGAGTCGAAGGCGGCCGGCCTCACCCGGCTGGAGACGACGCTCGACCTGGGCCTGCCCGGCTGGCGGGAACGCGTGACGTGGCGCCGCGACGCCGTCGCGTCCGGGCGTACGGGAGCGGTGGACCTGCCCGGGACGAGCTGGCTGGACCGGCCGGCGATCGACCGCGGCGACGGCGTCTTCCTCGTCGGCGACCAGGTGGCCGCACCCGGCATGCTCGGGGAGGTGACGCTGGCCAGTGCGCTGACGGCCGCCGAGCTCGCTCTCGCTCAGCTCCGTCCGGGCATCAACAGGCCGCGGTCGAACGCCACCGCGACCGCCGCGGCGCGGTCATTCACGCCGAGCTTGCCGTAG
- a CDS encoding LLM class flavin-dependent oxidoreductase, with the protein MPDYGRDLAFGYFLVPNAADPLLDTARELERAGFDCVGVQDHPYQRRYVETWTLLAMIAARTERIRVFPDVANLALRPPAVLAKAAASLDLLSGGRCELGLGSGAFWDAIEAYGGTRRSPGEAITGLSEAIEVIRLLWSGQRDLRFEGRFHRLAGTASGPVPAHPIGIWLGVHGPRALALTGRSADGWLPSLRDGDVGALTEGAARIDEAALAAGRRPSDVRRILNVAGTLTTGRSEGLLRGPADQWVDELTDLAVGLGFDTFVLWAEDPEQWRRFAAEVIPAVRAQVAAERA; encoded by the coding sequence ATGCCCGACTACGGACGGGATCTGGCGTTCGGATACTTCCTGGTGCCGAACGCCGCCGACCCGCTGCTGGACACCGCCCGGGAGCTGGAGCGGGCCGGTTTCGACTGCGTGGGCGTCCAGGACCACCCGTACCAGCGCCGCTACGTCGAGACCTGGACGCTGTTGGCGATGATCGCCGCCCGCACCGAGCGGATCCGGGTCTTTCCCGACGTGGCGAACCTCGCCCTGCGCCCGCCCGCCGTCCTCGCCAAGGCCGCGGCCAGCCTGGACCTGCTCAGCGGCGGGCGGTGCGAGCTCGGCCTGGGCAGCGGCGCGTTCTGGGACGCGATCGAGGCGTACGGCGGCACCCGGCGCAGCCCCGGCGAGGCGATCACCGGTCTCAGTGAGGCGATCGAGGTGATCCGGCTGCTGTGGAGCGGGCAGCGCGACCTACGGTTCGAGGGCCGCTTCCACCGGCTCGCCGGGACGGCCTCGGGCCCGGTGCCCGCGCACCCGATCGGCATCTGGCTGGGCGTCCACGGTCCGCGGGCGCTCGCCCTGACCGGCCGGTCCGCCGACGGGTGGCTGCCCTCCCTCCGCGACGGCGACGTCGGTGCGCTGACCGAGGGGGCGGCCCGGATCGACGAGGCCGCGCTCGCCGCGGGTCGCCGGCCTTCCGACGTACGCCGGATCCTGAACGTCGCCGGAACGCTCACCACCGGACGGTCCGAGGGCCTCCTGCGCGGGCCCGCCGACCAGTGGGTGGACGAGCTCACCGACCTCGCGGTAGGGCTCGGGTTCGACACGTTCGTGCTGTGGGCGGAGGATCCGGAGCAGTGGCGGAGGTTCGCCGCGGAGGTGATCCCCGCCGTCCGCGCGCAGGTGGCCGCCGAACGCGCCTGA
- a CDS encoding aminotransferase class V-fold PLP-dependent enzyme translates to MGAAPLLPVVGGDLQVPLVTGETRAYANLDYAASAPCLSDVAAHLARVAPYYASVHRGAGYASRISTARYEHARAQVAAFVGARADDVVVFTRNTTDALNLLARSVLGRTEDGPDAPASGDGSDGSTGADDAGDVLFLDIEHHANLLPWRRGRHRCVVAGTTQRATLVALRAELAARPAALLAITGASNVTGEVLPLDEIVAAAHQAGARVVLDAAQLAPHRRIDLAASGVDYVAFSGHKLYAPLGVGALVGRRDWLDAAPAYLPGGGAVREVTLTGTTWADAPQRHEGGTPNVLGAAALGQACETLAALPDGALAAHEEALRARLVARLDALPGVRRHRIWRDSPDAIGVVAFSIEGYHPGLAAAYLSAEHGIGVRDGKFCAHPLLSRLGAPDGTLRASFGVGSTLADVDRLADAVEDLLVNGPRWEYAVVDGRWEPVDDTRPVPEWAGATTVGTDSGASPCEREARP, encoded by the coding sequence GTGGGTGCCGCTCCGCTGCTGCCCGTGGTGGGCGGTGACCTCCAGGTGCCGCTGGTCACCGGCGAGACCAGGGCGTACGCCAACCTCGACTACGCCGCGAGCGCGCCGTGCCTGTCCGACGTGGCCGCGCATCTGGCGCGGGTGGCGCCGTACTACGCGAGCGTGCATCGGGGCGCGGGGTACGCGTCGCGGATCAGCACCGCTCGCTACGAACATGCTCGTGCCCAGGTCGCGGCGTTCGTGGGAGCACGCGCCGACGACGTTGTCGTGTTCACCCGCAACACCACCGACGCGCTGAACCTGCTGGCCCGGTCCGTGCTCGGCCGCACCGAGGACGGCCCCGACGCCCCCGCCAGCGGCGACGGCAGCGATGGCAGCACCGGCGCCGACGATGCCGGTGACGTGCTCTTCCTCGACATCGAGCACCACGCCAACCTGCTGCCGTGGCGCCGCGGCCGGCACCGGTGCGTGGTCGCCGGTACGACGCAGCGGGCCACGCTGGTCGCCCTGCGAGCCGAGCTCGCCGCCCGGCCGGCCGCACTCCTCGCGATCACCGGCGCGTCCAACGTCACCGGCGAGGTGCTTCCCCTGGACGAGATCGTCGCCGCCGCGCACCAGGCCGGCGCCCGCGTCGTCCTGGACGCCGCCCAGCTCGCGCCGCACCGGCGGATCGACCTGGCCGCGAGCGGCGTCGACTACGTGGCGTTCTCCGGGCACAAGCTCTACGCGCCGCTGGGTGTGGGCGCCCTGGTCGGCCGCCGCGACTGGCTGGACGCGGCCCCGGCGTACCTCCCCGGCGGCGGCGCCGTCCGCGAGGTCACCCTCACCGGCACCACCTGGGCGGACGCACCGCAGCGGCACGAGGGCGGCACCCCCAACGTGCTCGGCGCGGCGGCACTCGGCCAGGCCTGCGAGACGCTGGCCGCACTGCCCGACGGCGCGCTGGCCGCGCACGAGGAGGCCCTGCGGGCCCGGCTGGTCGCTCGCCTGGACGCCCTGCCCGGCGTACGCCGGCACCGGATCTGGCGGGACAGCCCGGACGCGATCGGCGTGGTGGCGTTCAGCATCGAGGGCTACCACCCCGGACTCGCCGCGGCGTACCTCTCCGCCGAGCACGGCATCGGCGTCCGCGACGGTAAGTTCTGCGCGCACCCGCTGCTGTCCCGGCTGGGCGCGCCCGACGGGACGCTGCGGGCGAGCTTCGGCGTCGGCAGCACCCTGGCCGACGTCGACCGGCTCGCCGACGCGGTCGAGGACCTGCTGGTGAACGGGCCGCGGTGGGAGTACGCCGTGGTCGACGGGCGCTGGGAGCCGGTGGACGACACCCGGCCGGTGCCGGAGTGGGCCGGCGCGACGACCGTCGGTACTGACAGCGGCGCGTCGCCGTGCGAGCGCGAGGCCCGCCCGTGA